Part of the Sinomonas atrocyanea genome is shown below.
TTCCGCGAGGTCTGGCTCTCGAAGGGCACCCGGCCGGTGCAGGACATCCCGCCGGTCGAGACCGAGTCCGAGCGCAGGGCCCGCGAGGAGGCCTCCAAGGCCCGCCACGAGGAGCCCCTCGACGTCGGCCAGGCCCACCATCCGCACGGGGAGCAGGAGTTCGTCAAGGACCGTCACGACGGGGTGTGACGGCCCCGAAAGGGACCTGGACGCCACGCACCGATAGGATCATTGACGTGACCCACTTCGATGACGACGACGTGTCCGCGCTGCCCGCCGAGGCCGAGAAGATGGATCTGCCGCGTATCGAGGCGGCCGTGCGCGAGATCCTTCTCGCGGTCGGCGAGGACCCGGACCGGAGCGGACTGAAGGACACCCCCCAGCGCGTCGCGAGGGCCTACGCCGAGACGTTCGCCGGCCTCCACCACGACGCCGAGGAGATCCTCGGGGTGACCTTCGACATGGACCACGAAGAGCTCGTGCTCGTGAAGGACATCCCGTTCTACTCGACGTGCGAGCACCATCTCGTACCGTTCCACGGCGTCGCGCACGTCGGGTACATCCCCTCGCACGACGGCCGGGTCACCGGGCTGAGCAAGCTCGCCCGCCTCGTGGACGTCTACGCGCGCCGACCCCAGGTGCAGGAGCGCCTCACGTCCCAGGTGGCGGACGCCATCGTCAGCCACCTCAAGCCCCGCGGAGTGATCGTGGTCGTCGACTGCGAGCACATGTGCATGTCCATGCGGGGTGTCCGCAAGCCGGGCGCCCACACGGTCACGAGCGCCGTCCGCGGTCAGCTGCACGACCCAGCCACCCGTGCCGAAGCCATGAGCCTCATTCTCGGAAAGTGAGCACACGATAGTGGACTCTCTCGCAGCAGCGCCCGGAACCGGGCCGAACACCTCACCCCTCCCCGTCCTCCGCAAGCCGCGTCCCAAGGCCACCTTCGAGGGCCTGCCCCGGGACCGCGCCGTGGTCATGGGCATCCTCAACGTCACCCCGGACTCGTTCTCCGACGGCGGCGACCACGCCCAGGCAGACACCGCGATCGCCGCGGGCCTGCGCATGTTCTACGCCGGCGCCGACATCATCGACGTCGGCGGCGAGTCGACGCGGCCCGGAGCCGAGGAGGTGCCTGAAGACGTCGAGCAGGAGCGCGTGCTCCCGGTCATCGAGGCGCTCGCCAAGGCCGGGGCCCTCGTGTCCGTGGACACCCGCCGCGCGAGCACCGCCGCGAAGGCCCTCGATGCCGGCGCCACGATCGTCAACGACGTCTCCGGGCTCGCGGTCACCGACGAGATGATTCGCCTCGTGGCCGAGCGCGACTCCTACTACGTCCTCATGCACAACCGCGGCGACTCGAAGTCCATGGACGGGCTGGCCTCCTACGGCGACGTGGTGGAGGACGTCATCGCGGAGACCCTCAAGGTCCGCGACCGGCTGCGCGCCGGCGGCGTGAGCGACGCCCGCATCATCCTCGATCCGGGCCTCGGGTTCGCCAAGCAGGGCGAGCAGAACTGGGAGCTGGTCAAGCACGTCGGCCGCTTCACGGCCCTCGGCTACCCCGTGCTGGTCGCGGCCTCCCGCAAGCGGTTCCTCGGCGAGCTGCTCACGAGCGCGGGCAAGGCCGCCGAGCCGAAGGACAGGGACGCGGCCACCGCCGCGATCACCGCCCTCGCGGCGGCCGCGGGCGCGTGGGGCGTGCGCGTGCACGACGTCGTGGCGAACCTCGACGCCGTCAAGGTCGCCGCCCGGGCGAAGGCCTAGGGCGCGGTGGGCAGCCACCCGGGCGCCGGTGGCGCAAGGACCCGCAGGCCCGACCTGATCACTCTCACCGGGGTCAGGGCGGTCGGGCACCACGGCGTGCTGGACTTCGAACGGCGGGACGGGCAGCCCTTCGTGGTGGACGCCGTCCTGCACACGGAGTTCGGCGCCGCGGCGTCGTCGGACGACCTGTCCCGGACTGCCAGCTACGCCGAGGTCGCCGAGCGCATCGTCGCACTCGTCGAGGGCGACCCGGTCGACCTGATCGAGACCCTCGCCGTGCGCCTCGCCGACACGCTCCTGGCCGAGTTCCCGGTCGATGCCGTGGAGCTGACCGTCCACAAGCCGCAGGCCCCGATCACCGTGCCGTTCGGCGATGTGTCGGTCACCGTGTTCAGGGAGCGCTGAGATGGAGACGGGTCACCACGGCTGGGTCAGGTCGGTCCTGGCGCTCGGCAGCAACCTCGGGGCCCGGGCCGAGACCCTGGCCGAGGCCGTCGCCGACCTCGTCGACCGCCCCGAGGTGCGCCTCGTCGACGTCTCGCCCGTCGTGCAGACTAAGCCCGTGGGCGGCCCCGAGGGCCAGCCGGACTTCCTGAACATGGTCGTGATCGTCGAGACCACGCTGGGCCCCCACGAGCTGCTCGAGCACTGCCACGCCGTGGAGGCCAAGCACCACCGCACCCGCGAGGTCCGGTGGGGCCCGCGCACGCTCGACGTCGACATCATCACCTACGGCGACCTGCAGCTCGACGACCCGGACCTGACGATCCCGCACCCCCGGGCGGCCGAGCGAGCGTTCGTCCTGTTCCCGTGGCTCGTGATCGAGCCGCTCGCCGTGCTCGAGGGCCATCCGATCGTGGAGCTGCTGGAGTTCTGCGCCGATGCCGACGGTGTCGAGGGCTATGACATGCTCACCGATGGAGGCACCCAGACCGGAGGGGGAAGCCAGTGAAGCCGCTTAAGCCGTGGGTCCTCGTGCTCGTGGCCATCGTCGTGGGGCTCCTGGGCGTCGCCGCGAACGCGTTCGCGATGCGCAGTTCCGCGCCCACGCCCGTGCTCCCGATCAGCGCCATCGGCTCGATGGCGGTGATCGCGGTCGTGACGCTGGGCCTCGGGATCAGGGTGCTCCGCTGGCGCACCGGACACCGTTCCCACATGCTCGACCCGATCTTCGCCGCCCGGACCCTCGTCCTCGCGCACGCCTGCGCCTATGCGGGCGCCGTCCTCCTCGGCTGGCACGGGGGCGTCATCGCGGACCAGGTCCCGCTGCTCGCCTCCCGCGCTGGCACCCCCGCCGTCGAGACCGCCCTCCTGCTGATCGCCGGCAGCGTGGTCATGGTCGCCATCGGCTTCATCGTCGAGCGCTTCTGCCGCATCCCGCCCGAGGAGGGCGACGACGACGGCCTCTCCGAGGGAGGCCGGACCCCGGACACCGAGGGCGGCCTTGCCTAGCTCCGCCTCCCGGCAGCCCTCCCGCCCCGGCAGGCTCGGCGTGGGCGTCATCGGCGCCGGCAAGGTGGGCGCCGTCCTCGGGGCGGCGCTGCGTGCGGCCCAGCACGCCCTCGTCGGGGTCTCGGCGGTGTCCGAGGAGAGCCGGGAGCGCGCCGAGCTGCTCCTGCCCGGCGTGCCCGTCCTCGAGGTCCCCGACATCGTCGAACGCTCCGAGCTCGTCCTGCTGGCCGTGCCCGACGACGCACTGGGGCCGCTCGTCGAGGGCCTCGCCAAGCTCGGCGCCTGGCAGCCCGGCCAGCTCGTGGCGCACACCTCCGGGCGCCACGGCGTGGGCATCCTCGCCCCCGTGCGGGCGGCGGGCGCGATCCCGCTCGCCATCCACCCCGCCATGACGTTCACCGGGATGTCCCTGGACCTCGCGCGCCTGACCGACTGCTGCTTCGGCGTCACCGCGGACCCGGCAATGCTGCCGATCGCGCAGGCGCTCGTGGTCGAGATGGGTGCCGAGCCCGTGGTGGTCGCGGAAGGGGACCGTGCCGCCTACCACGCTGCCCTCGCGCACGGATCGAACCACCTCGTCACCCTCGCGTCCCAGGCCGCAGAGATCCTCGGCCGGATCGGCGTCCCGGACCCCGGCGCCGTCCTCGGCCCCCTCCTGCGCGCCTCGCTCGACAACGCGCTCTCGGCCGGCGAGTCCGCGCTGACCGGGCCGGTGGCCCGCGGCGACGTCGGCACCGTCGCCGCCCACATCGGTGCCCTGGCCGAGCTCGCCGCCGATCCGGATGGCGCCGGCGGCGCCGCGGATATCCTTGAGGCGTACCGGGCCATGGCCCACGCGACCGCCGTCCGCGCCGAGCGCAGGGGTCGGCTCACCGCCTCGGCCCGCGAGGCCATCGAGAAGGCGCTCGAGAGCACGGAGCCCGGCGACGAGACACGAGAGGACCTCTGATGCCCGCTGAGTCGGTTCCCGCGATCGAGATCGTCCGCACCCGCGCCGAGCTCCAGCCGGCCATTGCCCGCCACCTCGCCGCGAAGCGCCGGGGCCCCGGGGCCCCGGCGCTCGGGCTCGTGCCGACCATGGGCGCCCTGCACGCGGGCCACCGCGCCCTCGCGGAGGCCGCGGTGGCCCAGAATGACGTCGTGGTGGCGAGCGTGTTCGTCAATCCGCTCCAGTTCGGCGACGCCACCGACCTCGAGCGCTACCCACGCACCCTCGACGCGGACGCAGCTCTCCTGGCCGAGGCCGGGGTGGACCTCGTCTTCGCCCCGGACGTCGAGGAGATGTACCCCGGCGGCGAGCCCGAGGTGCGCGTTGCCGCGGGGCCCCTGGCCCAGAAGTGGGAGGGCGCCTCACGGCCGGGACACTTCGACGGGGTGTGCACCGTGGTGTCGAAGCTGCTCCACCTGGCGATGCCGGGCGGGTTCGACGGCGCACGGGCGGCCTACCGCGCCTACTTCGGGCAGAAGGACGCCCAGCAGGTCGCCGTCGTGCGGCGGATGGTCCAGGACCTGGACTTCCCCGTCGAGATCGTCGCGGTGCCGATCGTGCGCGACCCGGACGGGCTGGCCCTCTCGAGCCGCAACCGCTTCCTGTCCGGGCAGGAGCGCGATGCCGCGCTCGTCCTCTCGCGGGCCCTGGGGCTCCTCGAGGACCGGGCCCGCGCGCACGAGCCCCTCAATCCCGACGACGCCGAGGCGCTCATCCGGTCCCAGCCGCTCGTGGAGCTGGACTACCTGGACGTCGTGGACACGGACACGCTCGAGCCGCTCGCGTTCGCCTGCCGGGAGACGCCGTTCACGGGGGAGGCGCTCGCGATCGTCGCCGCCGCCGTCGGCCCCGTGCGCCTCATCGACAACATGCCGCTGCGGGCCCGCTGAGTCTTCCGTCCGCGCCGGCTCAGCTCGCGAAGAACTCCGCGAGGCGGTCGACCAGCGGCTTCGCGGCCCGGGTCGGGGCATCGTGTGCGAGCTTGGGCAGGATCGCGATGTCGGAGGCCGGGAGCACGCCGTCGAGCTTCTGGGCCGCCTCGGCGAAGTACTCGGGGCTCGCGCCGCCCACGAGGAAGAGCGTCTCGAGGGGCAGCTCGTCGAAGCCCTTGGCCTCGGCGTCGGCCGCGACGACCGCCCGGATCTCGGCGGGACCGGTCGGGAGCAGGCGCGAGAGCTCCTTGCCCAGCGGCGTCCGGCTGCCGATCCGGTTGAGCACGGTCAGCACGGGCAGCGGGAGCTTGGAGATCGGGCCCGCCGTCTGCAGCCCGCGCAGCAGCACGGCGAGGGCCTTCTCCTCGTCCTTGGCCCGCAGGGCCTCCTCGAACTCGGGCATCCACGCGGCCTTGATGCTGCCCTCGAAGGAGATGATGGGGTCGTAGACAGCGATCTGCCCGATCCGCAGCTCGCGGCCGGCGTGCAGCGCGATGCAGCCGCCGTAGTTGTGGCCGAACACCGCGTCGCTGCCGGTGTGGGCGAGGACGGCGGCCAGGTCCGAGATCTCGGTGGCGAGCGAGTAGTCGGCCGGTTGCGGCGAGGAGGCCCCGCGCCCGCGCCTGTTGTACACGTGCACGGGAACGTGCAGGGCTTCGGCGAGCCGGACCGCGAGGTCCTTGTACAGCTCGGCGGTCACCATCGACCCGTGGACGACGACGATGCCTCCCCGCGCGGTCATCCCGCCTTCGGGGGCGGTGAAGAGCTCGAGGGACGCGCCGTCCATGGTGGCCACGGTGGAGGAGGTCAGCTGCAGTGCACCCATGGACAGAGCCTAGCCGCAATCGCCGCAGCAGCCCCACCGGCCACAGCGCGTGCGCACCCGCACGAGGGCCCCTCCGGAGCTCACAGGCAGCTGGCCTAGAATTGAATGCTGTGACTGCACAGAACCCCGCACCCGAGGCCCGGCCCGCCGACACCAGCGAGCAGATGCACATCCGCCGGGACAAGCGGGAGAAGCTCCTCGCCAACGGTGAGGCGCCGTACCCGGTCAAGCTGCCGCGCACGCATTCCCTCGCCGAGGTCCGGGCGACGTACCCCGAGCTCGAGCCGGACACGGCTACGGGGGAGACGGTCGGCGTCGCCGGTCGCGTCGTGTTCATCCGCAACACCGGCAAGCTGTGCTTCGCGACCCTGCAGGAGGGCGACGGCACGCGCCTGCAGGCCATGCTGAGCCTGGCGAACGTGGGCGAGCAGCGCCTCGCGGACTGGAAGGCCCTCGTCGACCTCGGCGACCACGTCTTCGTCCGCGGCGAGGTCATCTCCTCCCGGCGGGGCGAGCTCTCCGTCATGGTCGAGTCTTGGCAGATGGCCTCGAAGGCCCTGCGCCCCCTGCCCACGCTGCACGCGGGCCTGAATGAGGAGACGCGCGTCCGCCAGCGCTACGTGGACCTCCTGGTGCGCGAGGAGGCCCGCCAGATGGTCTACACGCGCTCCAAGATCACCAAGAGCGTGCGCGACACCCTCGATTCCCACGGCTACGTCGAGGTCGAGACGCCCATGCTCAACCTCGTCCACGGCGGAGCGACGGCCCGGCCGTTCGCGACCCACCTGAACGCGTTCGACCAGGACATGACCCTGCGCATCGCCACCGAGCTCTACCTCAAGCGGGCCGTCGTCGGCGGGATCGAGCGGGTCTATGAGATCGGGCGGGTGTTCCGCAACGAGGGCGTCGACTCCACCCACAGCCCCGAGTTCACCACGCTCGAGTGCTACGAGGCGTACGCCGACCAGTTCACGATGGCGGAGCGGATGAAGGAGATCATCCTCAACGTTGCCGACGTCATGGGCACGCGCCAGATCGAGACGCCCGAGGGCACGATCGACCTCGACGGCGAATGGAAGTGGATCGGCGTCTACCCGGGCCTGTCGGAGGCCGTCGGCGAGGAGGTCACCCCTGACACCCCGCTCGAGCGCCTCCTGGCGATCGGCGACGCCCACGGCGTCAAGACGGACCCGCTGTGGACCCAGGAGAAGGCCGTCATCGAGCTCTTCGGCGAGATCGTCGAGCCCACCCTGCTCAACCCGACGTTCGTCTACGACTACCCGCCCTCCGCCCAGCCGCTCGCACGGCCCCACCGCGAGGATCCGCGCCTCATCGAGGCCTGGGACCTCATCATCGGCGGCATGGAGCGCGGCACGGCGTTCTCCGAGCTGATCGACCCCGTGGTCCAGCGGGAGCGGCTCACGGAGCAGTCCCGCCTGGCCGCCGAGGGCGACGACGAGGCCATGGCCCTCGACGAGGACTTCCTCCGCGCCCTCGAGTACGGCGCCCCGCCCATGGGCGGGATCGGGCTCGGGATCGACCGCCTGGTCATGCTGTTCACGCAGGCCGGAATTCGCGAAACCATCCTCTTCCCCCTTCTGAAGCCCGAGGCCAACTGATGGATTACGTCCTTGCCCTGCTCCCGCCGGTGGTCGTGGGGCTCATTTTCTGGTTCGCCATGCGCGCAATCTTCAATGCGGACAAGTCCGAACGGGAGGCGCTCGCCCGGGCCGAACGCGAATCCCAGGATCGCGCCGAGAATTGATGCACGCGAGTCGCTTTTGACTCGCAGCCTTTTGTGCCTTCATACTGTAATTGCTCAGCCGGTTCGGCGCCCCACGGCCCCCGGACGCTGATTGCTTGAACTCACATTTGCTGAGTCCCCCCGGCGATGACAGAGAAGAGAGCCCAGATATGGCACAGAAGGTCCAAATCATCCTCGAGGATGACATCGACGGTGGCAAGGCTGACGAGACCGTCCGCTTCAGCCTCGATGGGTCGAATTACGAAATCGACCTTTCCTCGGCCAACGCCGAGAAGCTGCGCGGCGCGCTGGCCCAGTACATTTCCGCCGGCCGCAAGGCCGCAGCACGCACTGGCGCCGCCCCCAAGGCCCGTGCAGCCTCCTCCGGGTCCCGCAATTCCGACTCCGCGAAGATCCGGCAGTGGGCCCGCGACAACGGCTACAACGTGAATGCCCGCGGGCGGATTCAGCAGGAGATCCAGGAGGCCTACCGCCAGGCCAACGGCTGATACTCCTTGCGAATACTCAGATAAGGCACCCAGAGGGTGCCACCACGAATTCCCGGTGCATTGCACCGGGAATTCGTGCTTTCGCTGGCGGAACAATCGCAGCCCGGCGAATGCTGATTTTCCTCCGGACGACGGCGCGGGCCCACCTTCCGTCCCTGGCGTCCGCGCGGCGTCGTCCGCATCCAACCCGGGTCGCGCCCGGCGGCCGGGACCCGGTCGCGGCGGTTCACCCTGTGGCGAACAGCCCTACCGGCCGCGGCCCCGGCACGTAGCATCGAACTACGCAGTGCACCCAAGCTAAACCGGGGAGTCCGAGCAATGTTCGAGAGATTCACAGACCGCGCCCGCCGCGTGGTGGTGCTGGCCCAAGAAGAGGCCCGCATGCTCAACCACAACTACATCGGGACCGAGCACATCCTCCTGGGGCTGATCCACGAGGGCGAAGGGGTCGCGGCCAAGGCTCTCGAGTCCCTCAGCATCTCGCTCGACGGCGTCCGCGAGCAGGTGCAGGAGATCATCGGCCAAGGCCAGCAGGCGCCGAGCGGGCACATCCCGTTCACGCCGCGCGCCAAGAAGGTCCTCGAGCTGTCGCTGCGCGAGGCGCTCCAGCTCGGCCACAACTACATCGGCACCGAGCACATCCTCCTCGGCCTCATCCGCGAGGGCGAGGGGGTCGCCGCCCAGGTGCTGGTCAAGCTCGGCGCTGACCTCAACCGCGTGCGCCAGCAGGTCATCCAGCTCCTGTCCGGCTACCAGGGCAAGGAGACCGCCGCGACCGGCTCCGGCTCGGGCCAGCCCGAGGGCACGCCCGCGGGCTCGGTGGTCCTGGACCAGTTCGGCCGCAACCTGACCCAGGCTGCGCGCGAGAACAAGCTCGATCCCGTGATCGGGCGCGAGCACGAGATGGAACGCGTCATGCAGGTCCTCTCGCGCCGCACCAAGAACAACCCCGTCCTCATCGGCGAGCCCGGCGTCGGCAAGACCGCCGTCGTCGAGGGCCTCGCCCAGGCGATCGTCCGCGGCGACGTGCCGGAGACGATCAAGGACAAGC
Proteins encoded:
- a CDS encoding DUF3180 domain-containing protein, with amino-acid sequence MKPLKPWVLVLVAIVVGLLGVAANAFAMRSSAPTPVLPISAIGSMAVIAVVTLGLGIRVLRWRTGHRSHMLDPIFAARTLVLAHACAYAGAVLLGWHGGVIADQVPLLASRAGTPAVETALLLIAGSVVMVAIGFIVERFCRIPPEEGDDDGLSEGGRTPDTEGGLA
- the folE gene encoding GTP cyclohydrolase I FolE; translated protein: MTHFDDDDVSALPAEAEKMDLPRIEAAVREILLAVGEDPDRSGLKDTPQRVARAYAETFAGLHHDAEEILGVTFDMDHEELVLVKDIPFYSTCEHHLVPFHGVAHVGYIPSHDGRVTGLSKLARLVDVYARRPQVQERLTSQVADAIVSHLKPRGVIVVVDCEHMCMSMRGVRKPGAHTVTSAVRGQLHDPATRAEAMSLILGK
- the lysS gene encoding lysine--tRNA ligase codes for the protein MHIRRDKREKLLANGEAPYPVKLPRTHSLAEVRATYPELEPDTATGETVGVAGRVVFIRNTGKLCFATLQEGDGTRLQAMLSLANVGEQRLADWKALVDLGDHVFVRGEVISSRRGELSVMVESWQMASKALRPLPTLHAGLNEETRVRQRYVDLLVREEARQMVYTRSKITKSVRDTLDSHGYVEVETPMLNLVHGGATARPFATHLNAFDQDMTLRIATELYLKRAVVGGIERVYEIGRVFRNEGVDSTHSPEFTTLECYEAYADQFTMAERMKEIILNVADVMGTRQIETPEGTIDLDGEWKWIGVYPGLSEAVGEEVTPDTPLERLLAIGDAHGVKTDPLWTQEKAVIELFGEIVEPTLLNPTFVYDYPPSAQPLARPHREDPRLIEAWDLIIGGMERGTAFSELIDPVVQRERLTEQSRLAAEGDDEAMALDEDFLRALEYGAPPMGGIGLGIDRLVMLFTQAGIRETILFPLLKPEAN
- a CDS encoding Rossmann-like and DUF2520 domain-containing protein, with translation MPSSASRQPSRPGRLGVGVIGAGKVGAVLGAALRAAQHALVGVSAVSEESRERAELLLPGVPVLEVPDIVERSELVLLAVPDDALGPLVEGLAKLGAWQPGQLVAHTSGRHGVGILAPVRAAGAIPLAIHPAMTFTGMSLDLARLTDCCFGVTADPAMLPIAQALVVEMGAEPVVVAEGDRAAYHAALAHGSNHLVTLASQAAEILGRIGVPDPGAVLGPLLRASLDNALSAGESALTGPVARGDVGTVAAHIGALAELAADPDGAGGAADILEAYRAMAHATAVRAERRGRLTASAREAIEKALESTEPGDETREDL
- the folP gene encoding dihydropteroate synthase encodes the protein MDSLAAAPGTGPNTSPLPVLRKPRPKATFEGLPRDRAVVMGILNVTPDSFSDGGDHAQADTAIAAGLRMFYAGADIIDVGGESTRPGAEEVPEDVEQERVLPVIEALAKAGALVSVDTRRASTAAKALDAGATIVNDVSGLAVTDEMIRLVAERDSYYVLMHNRGDSKSMDGLASYGDVVEDVIAETLKVRDRLRAGGVSDARIILDPGLGFAKQGEQNWELVKHVGRFTALGYPVLVAASRKRFLGELLTSAGKAAEPKDRDAATAAITALAAAAGAWGVRVHDVVANLDAVKVAARAKA
- a CDS encoding alpha/beta fold hydrolase, producing the protein MGALQLTSSTVATMDGASLELFTAPEGGMTARGGIVVVHGSMVTAELYKDLAVRLAEALHVPVHVYNRRGRGASSPQPADYSLATEISDLAAVLAHTGSDAVFGHNYGGCIALHAGRELRIGQIAVYDPIISFEGSIKAAWMPEFEEALRAKDEEKALAVLLRGLQTAGPISKLPLPVLTVLNRIGSRTPLGKELSRLLPTGPAEIRAVVAADAEAKGFDELPLETLFLVGGASPEYFAEAAQKLDGVLPASDIAILPKLAHDAPTRAAKPLVDRLAEFFAS
- the panC gene encoding pantoate--beta-alanine ligase, with the protein product MPAESVPAIEIVRTRAELQPAIARHLAAKRRGPGAPALGLVPTMGALHAGHRALAEAAVAQNDVVVASVFVNPLQFGDATDLERYPRTLDADAALLAEAGVDLVFAPDVEEMYPGGEPEVRVAAGPLAQKWEGASRPGHFDGVCTVVSKLLHLAMPGGFDGARAAYRAYFGQKDAQQVAVVRRMVQDLDFPVEIVAVPIVRDPDGLALSSRNRFLSGQERDAALVLSRALGLLEDRARAHEPLNPDDAEALIRSQPLVELDYLDVVDTDTLEPLAFACRETPFTGEALAIVAAAVGPVRLIDNMPLRAR
- the folK gene encoding 2-amino-4-hydroxy-6-hydroxymethyldihydropteridine diphosphokinase — translated: METGHHGWVRSVLALGSNLGARAETLAEAVADLVDRPEVRLVDVSPVVQTKPVGGPEGQPDFLNMVVIVETTLGPHELLEHCHAVEAKHHRTREVRWGPRTLDVDIITYGDLQLDDPDLTIPHPRAAERAFVLFPWLVIEPLAVLEGHPIVELLEFCADADGVEGYDMLTDGGTQTGGGSQ
- a CDS encoding histone-like nucleoid-structuring protein Lsr2, which gives rise to MAQKVQIILEDDIDGGKADETVRFSLDGSNYEIDLSSANAEKLRGALAQYISAGRKAAARTGAAPKARAASSGSRNSDSAKIRQWARDNGYNVNARGRIQQEIQEAYRQANG
- the folB gene encoding dihydroneopterin aldolase, whose product is MGSHPGAGGARTRRPDLITLTGVRAVGHHGVLDFERRDGQPFVVDAVLHTEFGAAASSDDLSRTASYAEVAERIVALVEGDPVDLIETLAVRLADTLLAEFPVDAVELTVHKPQAPITVPFGDVSVTVFRER